Below is a window of Conger conger chromosome 16, fConCon1.1, whole genome shotgun sequence DNA.
GCCTGATAAGAAACATCTGGAAGATCTGGAAGAAACATCATGGAGTCACTAAAATCAATAAGTACTTCCTCTTGGGAATATGAATGTAGACCACCGATTTCATGGCAATCCAGCAATTACTTACAGATATGTCTATGTCTTCACATAACCTTGGTGgaggtgaaaataaaataattatcagAATCAATTTGCTGCacataacttaaaaaaaaccaaaacaacttggagtatgcatgtactgtaaaaaaaaaaaaaagtcttaattcagagaaattatttacatgaatgtaaaatgaagacCAATGTTAATTTTCAATTTCCTGCTATTTCAGTGATGTGTTTGGAAATGGATCCTCTAAATGTGAAGTAGAAAGTAACGTTCCCATTGCTGAATTCTAAGCTGGAATCTGGAAAAACTTATTTTGAAGACCTTGGAGAAACACATTCCCATCCCCAAGTTGACCATCAGAAGTCaggtaatgaaaacaaaaacatacataaaggGTTAAACATACCGCATAgcactgtaaatgcaataaTAAAACTGCGTAAAACATGTCCAGCCTTGAACAGGCTTCAAAAGTGTAAAAaatgtcccatattgtggaaaattacatttccgTAGCGATGTGTTCTattaaaacactgtgaaagtatcaaaagacagtccccaaataactccagaaaatgtgcatttaaacgagctGTTTGGACTTCTGTGAAGTTGTGACCGAACAATATGCTCATTTGCTTCATCATGGTCCACATTGTAGCTGTAACGAAGCCAAGCATTCTGCTCATcttagccaatcagaacagatgTTTATTGCTATGAATTAGCCTAAATGatacagtcactaaaacagccgcTTCTcagtatatcttttttttctggtaCTTGAAACCATACAAACGTCGTCTTATGGATATccggacctaaaataaaacattggaaaggtgtacaatatgggaacTTTAATCTCTGGTATTTTTCACACCTCGCCACTTCATCCTTCTTTTTGACGCAGGGAGCTTCTTTGCAAGACTCTCCACTTTGCTCTTGTGTACAATCTTGTCGCGTCCAGTTCCATTGTTCAGGAAAACGTGTAAATTATTCTCTTCCTATGGGGCATGTCAGTTTGGTCCAGTAACTTTAACTGAGGAATTCAACAGTTGACATTGGCAACTTTGTATTGGTTTACTTTATCAAAAATTAAAATCATCATAATTCATGGACTGTCATCACCATGCCAATTAATGACATATTTACAAGTACTAGACTAATCCATGATGCAGATCAATGTTATTTTCCAATTTTATGCTATTTTGGTAATGTTGTAGGCCACGGGTCCTCTAAACGTGAAGCCCAAGTAGAAAATAACATTCTCATTGCCATAGGGTACTGAGGCTGAATTCAAATCTTGAATCTGGAACTTCTTCTGAGGACCCTGGAGAAACACATTCCCATCCTCTGTCCAGCCATGAACAGGCTTCAACAGTGCTTTAATCTCTGGCTTTTTCCACACCTCCCTGCTTAGCCACTTCATCCTCTTTTCTGACACAGAGAGCTTCTTCGTGAAACTCTCCACTTTGCTATTGTGTACAATCTTGTTCCGTCCATTTCCATTACTCAGGAAAAAGTGAGTGTAAATTCTCCTCTTCCTTTGGGGAATGTCTTTCATTTTGGTCCAGTAACTTTTATCAAGGAATTCAACAGCTGACATgacaattttgtatttgttttctttatcaTCTTCACTGTCATCTGGCCAGAAAAGCAAGGTGAGCAAGAAAAGAGCACTGGATACGCATTTGCTCTTCTCATTTGGGAACTGCTGGCAGAGATTTTGAAGAAACTGAATTGGTGCAAGCTTCGGAGACTGAGTTGAAAGGCAACCTAAAGCAATCTGAGTTGCAATGTAGTTCACAAGATCCATTTGTTCCAGCCTTGCATTCAGCAGGTTGGAAGGATACAGGGATATTATTTCCTCCAGCACTTGGATTtgttccctgtctgtctggCCATGCAGGAGGGAGAAGATTGTTGTTGTATTCCCCGCTCCAAGACTATATATCTGCATGCGATTCATGAAAGGAGTCAAGGTCATTGGATTTGCATTGCCTTGCTGCTGAGCTGTGGTGGGAGGAACACTGCTGAAATATTTTCCATATGCAGCACTCTTTTTTACCAACCAGGTCTTTGGATTTTTTATTCTGAACTCTGATGTCTCAACTGTTTCATCCTCCTCTGCATTTACATCAGTCTGAAAGTAGCTGAAGTCTTCAGAGATCCATTCCAAGGCACTGTGCATGGACATCTGAAGGCTTTTCAGTTTGCTGTGGAAGTTTTCCCAAGGAGTCTTAACAGCTTCAGGAATGTATTCTGTAACCAGGTACTTCAGGCATTCAGAGCTTCCACCAGTTTTGCTTGAAAAcaattgcagtgaaaatataagCTTCAACAAGTTGCATCCAACCTCCACTGCAGCAAAAAACCTTGATTTGTTAATTGTTGGAAGATCAGACTTGGCTGCCATCTGACAGTCCTTGAAGCACTCTATGGCTTTGAGTGCTTTTTCAATAGCATCTGCTGTGTTTTGTGGTGTCTTTGTCTTCTTTTCAATCTCTTTACATTTGGCATTGAACCATTTCCTGTACACCTGCCCTTTAGTGTCCAGGATgtatgagttttgaggcatctCTTTTGCTGCTATTTCTGCCCATTGTTCTGCTTTTTCAAATTGTTCTTGGGTGTAGTTGAGTCGGGCAAGCTGCTGAGCAAAGAAAGCATCTTTGTTGAATCGCTCATATGCTTCTTTTAAAAGCTCGATTGCCTTGTCTGGGTTTTCGTCTTCCATCACATGTTCAATGAGAGGAGAGAATAAACTGTCTGATTCATCACCTTTAATGACTCTGCTGCGTCTCATGAACAAAGCTCTGAGAAACTGTATATACTCCTCTCTTCCAAACCTGTTCTCAAAAAGGACATCATCGTGGAGAAGATCCATTGCAATTCCGCTTTGCTTCTGCTGGCTACTTGTTAACTTCTGGAGAATCTCCTTTGCCACCAGTGGATGAATGATACGGATTGAATTAATGTGTGTCTTGTCATCTCTCAAATGTATGAAGATAAGCTTAGCTTGCTCGCTTAAGGATGTCTCAAAAGTGTGTCGGCGAAATCTGTCTATTGTGAAGGTCATTCTCATCATGGCCTCACAATGAAACTGGGAGATGAAGGACAGATAGGCATTGAGCAAAGCCACAAATCGAATGAGTGTTGTGACAACAGATTTGTGGTCAATGTCTTGCAACAAATGTTCCACAAAGTCTTCTATGTACTTTGGGTGAAATTCTTCACTCATCAGGACAAATGTCAAGATGAACTCTGGCTGATACTGTTGTTCGAGCTTCTCTCTTTTCCCAGAGAACTGCCTCTTCTCCTCTGGTGACAATTTGTGGGTCACAGCGACATTCTGGAGAGGCGACTCTTTGCATTTTTTCTCTGGATTGTGTGATCGTCTGCAGCTCAGAAGAATGAAGCAGGGCGTCCCTTGTGCAATTCTCTTGGTGTAGACGGCAGTCACCAATTCATTCCGAAGGCCATCCAAGTAGTCATTCTCACAGTCTTCCACCAGTAAGAGTACTGGGAGGCATTTTTGTGGGGGTtctttttcttcatattcaCGTAGCTGAACTGCATGCTCGGACACGGTTACTGCCGAGTATGACGGCTTCACAACTGCACATCGTAGGTCTTTTCTGTTGTTCCAAAGTACCTGTCGAGCAACTGTGCTCCCACCACTGCCCGGATGGTGGTATATATTGATGCTGCTCACAGGTACTTGATCTGCACCTCTTTTCTGAATGTCGCTGAGCAGTTTTGAAATTTCCATGTATGCATCCCTCTGAATGATTTCGTCAAGAAACTTCTTCTCTGCAAGCCAGAAATTCAGCCACTTCACTTTACCGCCATGGTAAAACTGCCGTtccaagttttctttttctgcctcAATGAAGTCGGTGCTGGTGTCGTCACACTGATCAACACTCAGGATCTCTAAGGAGTAcatcctttcctcctctttAGTTTCAAGGAGGCACTCTCCTTTTGTGAAAACTGACAAATGTTTGGTCGCTCGAGTCGTCAGAGGCTGAATGCGTTGCAGAGTAGCATTCACATGGCTCATTTTCATCCCCACAACGCTGGAACGGTTAACCATTTCGGCACTACAGTATGCCTCGGCAAAGCCTTGCCACTTCTGAAAGTTTTTTTCACATTCTGCAATGCATATGATGTCTTCGTGACCTTCCATGTCAGTGAAAAACTCATAGAAAGTGTACAACTGAGGCTTCTCTACAGGGGAAGTGAGAAGAAAGATCACCAAGAAGGAGCCCTTCGGCAAGATCTGTTTGCATATTAGCGATACAGATTCCCTCAGCAGTGTCATTTTGGTTTTGATCCAGGTCATTTCATCACAGGGGATTTCATTTCCACGGAAATCATTTCGTCCATTGCAAAATATCCAGCTTGTCTGTTCAAACAAGTGTAGGTGGCTCTCAAATTCTTTGATGCTCATGTCACTTGGAATTTTGTAATTCTTCATGAAATGCAGATTTGCTGCATGGTGCTGAAGGTATTTGCCACAGAATCCAGACACTTTTGAATCTGGGTCAAagtcaaaaacacagaaaatcttcATGTTCAATAAAAAGTCAATGTTTCTCAAATGGTCCTCCTCGAATTTGTTGGTGACAAGGATGTACCATTTTTCCGTGTCTATGAACTTTTTCCCGCTGGTCACAAGCATTGTGAGTTTCCTGCCCAGGTCTTCACAGAAATCTGGTGCATTGAGAAATTGTGACTTCTCAACCTCTTCTCTCTGATCATCTCTATCTTTCACACGTTCGTAGaaggcaaaaacattttgatcAATAACTGGTTCTGTTTTGGATCCTACTCTGCGATAGATTGCTTCCTTTTCAAATTCAACCTTGCTTGACTTTTCCTTGAAGTTTGGAAGGCGGACAGAGTACACTTTGTTCTTCACTATGTTCACTGTGGGGACGATGTCAACCTccacaatgtaatgtttttctgtgctgtttatGTCTATGACTTCGATAAACTGTGGTGGACGTATACACTGTCGCGCATGTTCGCTGTCAGAAGTAAAACACCGTTCTATATAGTCCAACGCATCAACAAAGATATCTTTCTCTGTTACAGGAATGCCAATTATTTCACCATGTGTATAGTCTGTGTCATCCCTACTGTCCATCACACCAAAGTGTATTGTGCCATTTGTTCGAATATTCATGCATCCAGCACCAAATTTGAGAACCTCCTTGGCAAATTTTGCTTGTAGCCTTGTCCTGTCCAATTTAGTAGCTTTTTCCAGGGATTTGTATTCATGGCAAGGTGTGATAAGATCGATGACACCACATTCTGGCAGTAGAACATTATTCTTGACGTATGTGAAGTCAATGCCTTCTTTGCCAAAAGGCCTTGGTTTACAGTCTTTCTTAGTGGACAAGGATGATTGGtccttttgtgtctgtgtctctggatGGGACTGATTGGTGCCAGCACCAGTGGTCACATCACCTGTGCCTTGCTGCTCATTTTGACTTCCAGCTCCTCTGAGCCTAGTTGCTTGAgtttttttggtcttttgaaGTTTGCGTCCTTGAAAAGATTCAACAAGCTCATTTCTTTTTCTGACTATTAGAAGAGCAGGGCCAGACTTCATGCCAGTCTCTGTTTTCAGAAAGTCCTCGGTCACCTCCTTGAGGATTTTGCCATCCACTTCCTCTTCTTCCAGCTTCTGAACATACTGCTCCTTCACTCCTATTGACCTTAACCAGGAGCTCACGTCCGATTCCATCCATTCTTCAAGCGATTTTTTACCCAATTCAGCTGAGGAAGGAAGATACAACAGGACatcaaatacagaaaatgtgCAGATGATCTTCTATCCCGATACAGGTGATCTTAAGAACACTTTACTAGTTGTAGGGATGAGAAGGTGAGGAAtagcatgttttatttgaaaatgtatagtGCAAGAACATACAAGATGTTGCTATGCAAACATAGGAGAACCTAATATGGTGCTGTACACTAATATGGTCCAAAATATGTAAAGtgaatatattataaaatatagaaTTGATGAGTCAAATTTAAATTGCTTGcagaatttaaaaatgttgACAACAAATGACATGGTATACGTACCCATTACTCACTCGTGGCTTTGTTCATTTGAAGTAAAAATGCCCACATTCAAGATGTGTGTACTCCATCTGAGAAACATTGGACAATATCATCAATTAAAATCTGAATTCACTATTGTAACACGTACACAAGGCAGTGTAGAAAGTAAAACAATTCTGTAACTACTAGTTTCGTGAGATCAGATGTAATGTATCTCCTTACAATTAGTATATGTGCTGTATATACAACAAAACTTTCACAATAGTAACACTAGGAATAATGGATTTGATCCTTCACCAGACTGGGACCCAGAGCCCCTTCTTCCTGGATAACTGGATTATTCTTTGGATAATTTGTGTCTGTGGAGTTGGAAGTCTGaagatttatttatgtttcacaGATGTTTGCAGAGGTACCCAGggccatgtgttcatgtttatattttacaataataaaaacaccacCCCTTATTTGACCACCCCTTTTCATCTTAACATGTTGATCTTAACAAAGGAACAATAGATCATTTCGGACTTCTGACGGTCAAGataggaatagcagcaacaaacaccctcaaaccacaacactttgtatccctcccccttctctgtaaatgcactgatggtgtttttattggctgtggcaattagaaccaaatttcaaccaatgagcttaaatTAAATTggagttatacaatgttttggtactgaGTGTTGGGGCACCAACTGTATATAAACACAGGCGGAGGGCAAGTCAACATgtaagtgagcctttttcaatgataggaagagataCAATGGTCTTGCGACAATGTTTTAACCTAAAAatcttatctattgtaccttcatatgtttcatatgttttttACATGTCATGTCAAAACAACTAATGCATTCATTAATTTGACTGTCATGAATGAAAAGTATTAAAATCAGTTGATTAcaaatttttcatttcattatggtCCTTATACGATAATAGATTCGCCTATGCTGACATTTAACTTGGACATTGACCTTTCAGTACTGTTTAAAGCGAAATGGGCATGGTCAACCTGAAAGGAGATCACACGCGTACTGCATGCAGGTAAGATAAATAATCACTTGAAACCGGTTGggtggcaaataaaaaaaagatcttacCGAAACAGGCGCTGTTCTATGTTGATGGCTAGTTTTGGAAATTCAACACGCATCTGTGAATGCGTTACAGTTGGTTCAGTTAAATTTCACACACTGATTTGAAGTTAATGGATTCCTGTTTGAcacaatacagtaaaaatatgaAGTTTTATTTTATCGCAATATTGATTcggtattatatatatatatatcggtATTTCTCGTATTTgaaataacatactgtatgtgccacGGTGTTGTGAGATAAATGGCAGGACTTACGTGTATAAGAGTCACTGCAGCGAAACAAATAGTCTCATTGTTGGAGCCAATTTGGGTATTGCTATATGTTGAGTGTGTTATGTGAATGTTGTCATTACTCCACCTGCACACTAGGGGCATAAGCAGCAGGTAATCATGGTGTGCACTGATACAAGGGGTTCACAGGTGTAGGTAATCAGGGACTTAGTAGCCAGGAAGCACACAGTTTTTCAACCGTGGGTGCAAGAGACTGTCCTGTTGGTAATGTGGTAGTGTTTGAtccatatgtaaataaatggcAAAACGTGGACACATGGCAGACCTCATTTTTGTAACACGCGTTGGAAATGCCGACAAGAAAACAAAGTTCCCTCTGGTGGCTATTTTTTGTTGTTAGGTAGCCACCACATTTTGTTGAAAAACTTTGCTTCAGCCAGATGGATCCCTTTGATGTGCAACATGGAAGGACAACAGTGTTCCACCCGGAATCCGGTATGGAATGCCTGATGAAAGCAAGCGTCTGAGAAAAGGTAGGACTATTTTGGAATTGTTACAAGCTGTGTGGAAGAGATTGGCCTTCTAACAAAGAGGATACAGGTGAATCCTACTACAATTCTAAATAAATCCTGTCAGCGCTGCTaattcattatcaaaatgagtaAAGTGGAAACTAATGCAAATGTCAATCAAGGTGAAAAAGAGGACCATGCTAAAAGACAGGTTAAACTCACTTTTAAAGCATTGGAAGCAAAAATATTGTCTCATCAAAAGGAAAGGACTTCTAGGATAAAGAAACTATACAAACTAACAAAGGAAGTTGAGGAACTGATGGTTTCAAACCAAAATATTTCTGAGGTGCAGACAAAATATCAAACGTTTTTGAAACTGTCTGTGGAAGCAACAGAGTTGCATGAATTACTAAAACCATTGATATCTGAGGAAGAAATGTCTAAACAAAATGAATGGTTTGAAATCCAAATGCAAAGCAACaaagaaataacacaaaaaattgAAAAGTGGTTACATATCAGAGAGCAATGCAAAAAGAATGATGATGTCAATGACAATGCTGTGACAAATGAAATTGTGGAAAATGATGATATTCAGCCAGGTGACAGTGTTTCTAATATGGGAGGAAAAACATGCACATCAGTTGGCCGTACCAGCCATAGGTCTACAAGATCATCAACTTTCTCTGCATGCCGTAAAGCAGAGGCTGAAAGGGCAGCTCTCCTTGTTAAAGAAGCTGCTCTCAAAGAACTACATGAGCTGGAGCTTCAGGAGGAGCAAATCAGACGAAAAAAGGAATTGCTTGCATTGCAAAGTCAAATTGCTGCCCACACAGCAAAGGTCACTGTGTACAGAGGTTCTGATGTGAGTTCCAGAGCTCATTCAGATGGAATGAATTCATATTTGGAATATTCAAAATCGCAACACAAATCCTCTCTCAAACCCTCTGCTCAGGAATTTGTTCCACAAAGATCAACCCATCAACTCAATCATCCACCAATAGGAGGCAGCAAACCTGCTATGCCAATGTGGTCACTGCTCAAGGATTCAAACTATCAATTCAGTCCTccaccagtagggggcagcaaacCTACAATGTCAATGGGGGCACAGCCCAAAGGAACTAGTTCACAAGAAGTTGAATCAAAAGCTCTGAATCACAAAGCAAGTATGCCTCAAGGATTTCAGCAAACATATCAaaccacacatctcacacaggaTCCCACTCAGCATGCTGCTTTAGCACAAACCAATAAGGACCAAGACAATCTTCTTCCCATTATGGAAAGGCAAAATGACATAACCGCTCTACTAGTGCAACAGCAGTCCTCACTATCATTACCCCCAAGGGATATACCAACTTTTTATGGAGACCCTCTTGAGTACAACACATTCATCAGAGCATTTGAGCATGGAGTGGAGGGAAAGGCTGCTAGCAATGTAGACTGTTTGTACTTTTTGGAGCAGTACACCAAAGGACAACCCAGGGAGTTGGTTAAAAGCTGTCAACACATGCCACCTGATAGAGGATATCAAAGAGCAAGGACACTTCTACAAGAACGCTTTGGAAATGAGCAAAGAATAGCCACTGCATACATGGAGAAAGCTCTAGGATGGGCATCTGTGAAAGCAGAGGATGTCAAGGCCTTACAAGTGTTTTCCTTGTTTCTACGCATCTGCTGTAATGCATTGGAGGACATTAGTTATATGTCAGAGATGAACATGTCATCCAACATGCGTGCGATAATACTGAAGTTACCCTACAAAATGAGGGAAAAATGGAGAAACACTGCTTATGAGCTACAGGAAAGGCACCATCATCAAGCAGGTTTCAGTGATATTGTCAATTTCATTGAGAGACAAGTGTCTATTGCTTCTAATCCACTCTTTGGAAATATTCAAGACACATCTACTGCACCACCAAAATACAAGGATGGAAATAAAGTTTCATCACATGTTCGCATTAAAGAAAAAGGAAGCAGTTTTGCTACCTCTGTGGCA
It encodes the following:
- the LOC133113897 gene encoding sterile alpha motif domain-containing protein 9-like; the protein is MAELGKKSLEEWMESDVSSWLRSIGVKEQYVQKLEEEEVDGKILKEVTEDFLKTETGMKSGPALLIVRKRNELVESFQGRKLQKTKKTQATRLRGAGSQNEQQGTGDVTTGAGTNQSHPETQTQKDQSSLSTKKDCKPRPFGKEGIDFTYVKNNVLLPECGVIDLITPCHEYKSLEKATKLDRTRLQAKFAKEVLKFGAGCMNIRTNGTIHFGVMDSRDDTDYTHGEIIGIPVTEKDIFVDALDYIERCFTSDSEHARQCIRPPQFIEVIDINSTEKHYIVEVDIVPTVNIVKNKVYSVRLPNFKEKSSKVEFEKEAIYRRVGSKTEPVIDQNVFAFYERVKDRDDQREEVEKSQFLNAPDFCEDLGRKLTMLVTSGKKFIDTEKWYILVTNKFEEDHLRNIDFLLNMKIFCVFDFDPDSKVSGFCGKYLQHHAANLHFMKNYKIPSDMSIKEFESHLHLFEQTSWIFCNGRNDFRGNEIPCDEMTWIKTKMTLLRESVSLICKQILPKGSFLVIFLLTSPVEKPQLYTFYEFFTDMEGHEDIICIAECEKNFQKWQGFAEAYCSAEMVNRSSVVGMKMSHVNATLQRIQPLTTRATKHLSVFTKGECLLETKEEERMYSLEILSVDQCDDTSTDFIEAEKENLERQFYHGGKVKWLNFWLAEKKFLDEIIQRDAYMEISKLLSDIQKRGADQVPVSSINIYHHPGSGGSTVARQVLWNNRKDLRCAVVKPSYSAVTVSEHAVQLREYEEKEPPQKCLPVLLLVEDCENDYLDGLRNELVTAVYTKRIAQGTPCFILLSCRRSHNPEKKCKESPLQNVAVTHKLSPEEKRQFSGKREKLEQQYQPEFILTFVLMSEEFHPKYIEDFVEHLLQDIDHKSVVTTLIRFVALLNAYLSFISQFHCEAMMRMTFTIDRFRRHTFETSLSEQAKLIFIHLRDDKTHINSIRIIHPLVAKEILQKLTSSQQKQSGIAMDLLHDDVLFENRFGREEYIQFLRALFMRRSRVIKGDESDSLFSPLIEHVMEDENPDKAIELLKEAYERFNKDAFFAQQLARLNYTQEQFEKAEQWAEIAAKEMPQNSYILDTKGQVYRKWFNAKCKEIEKKTKTPQNTADAIEKALKAIECFKDCQMAAKSDLPTINKSRFFAAVEVGCNLLKLIFSLQLFSSKTGGSSECLKYLVTEYIPEAVKTPWENFHSKLKSLQMSMHSALEWISEDFSYFQTDVNAEEDETVETSEFRIKNPKTWLVKKSAAYGKYFSSVPPTTAQQQGNANPMTLTPFMNRMQIYSLGAGNTTTIFSLLHGQTDREQIQVLEEIISLYPSNLLNARLEQMDLVNYIATQIALGCLSTQSPKLAPIQFLQNLCQQFPNEKSKCVSSALFLLTLLFWPDDSEDDKENKYKIVMSAVEFLDKSYWTKMKDIPQRKRRIYTHFFLSNGNGRNKIVHNSKVESFTKKLSVSEKRMKWLSREVWKKPEIKALLKPVHGWTEDGNVFLQGPQKKFQIQDLNSASVPYGNENVIFYLGFTFRGPVAYNITKIA